Part of the Nitrososphaerales archaeon genome is shown below.
GGGCGAAATTTACAGACTCATACAATAAATTAAAACTCTTAGATGTTATCTTGCTCCCATTCATCGTCCATGACCCATTCATGTGGTTATCGACCTTGGCCTTAGCGCTACTTATCGATCTCGTGATAGGGGAGTTCCCTGAAAAGGTTCATCCTACGGTATGGATGGGCAGGCTCATCGACTCGTTAAAGCGATTTATGAGAAGTAGTGATCGTTCGAAGGCTAAGTTAAATGGGGTCCTCTTATCATTATCTGTAATACTCTCATTCTCGATATCTACGTACCTTATACTCTATCTGACATGGCGGTATCTTGGACCCTTAGTAGCGATGATCCTCGCTGCCACCTTGCTAAAGGCCAGTTTTGCGTTCAAATCGATGTGGAAGTTTACTACACCGATCGCTGACGCTATAAAGGTGGGTGAGTATCGAAGAGCGAAGGCCCTACTACGCCACGTAGTCCGTAGAGATACGGAGAAGCTCAACGAGCAGCAGACGGTCTCAGCAGCTGTAGAGACGATCGCTGAAGGTACTGTGGATGGTGCTACTGCACCCCTATTTTATTACGCTCTACTTGGTGTGCCGGGCGCTATTGCCTATAGGGCCATCAATACATTAGACTCGATGGTCGGATACAAAGATATTGAGCATATTCACCTAGGTTGGTTTTCTGCGAAGCTCGATACTATAGCCAATTTCATCCCCGCCAGAACAACATCTATAATGATGATCCTCGCCTCTTGGCTATTAAGGAAGGATTGGAGGAATGCGTGGAGGATACTAAAGAGGGATTGTAGGAGGTTGGAGAGTCTGAATGCCGGCTACCCCATGTCAGCCATGGCCGGTGCATTGAATGTAAGATTAGAAAAACCGAACTTTTACCGTTTGGGTGATGATGAACGGCCACTATCTTATGGGCATATCTTCGATGCTCTTTGGATCATGAGCCTATCGATATACCTTTTTATACTTATTATAGTGGTTCCCTTAATGATTCTGATCTGGTCGATCTGGTGATCTGGGATGCGTGGTATATTGATCAAAGGTAATAGGGAAAAGGCCGAGCACTTTATAAGAGAAGTTAAGGGTAAGGAGCCTATATTTTTGTGTGTGATAGGGAGTAGCGAAGTCGGTAAGATACCAGGCATATCAGCAGCGGGCAAGAATCCGGAGTTCACAGATTATACACCACCCGCAGATGTAGAGCTCCTTCTCTATGGCAAGTGTAAGTGCATAAGTGGCATACCTGTAACCCCAGAGGGCATACCTACACCCGCGATCATTACGATGTCCGCTCTGGAGTTGGCGAATATACCCGTATTCATCGTGAATGGTGGGGTTAGAGTTAAGCCTCATGTACCCTTCATCGATCTGGGTGGTACACATGGTGATGATATTCGTAAGGGCTCGGCCGTAGCGAATGTCGAAGAGGTTATAGAAAGGGCCAGGCTGGTCGGTAAGATGTTCGCAAAAT
Proteins encoded:
- a CDS encoding cobalamin biosynthesis protein; its protein translation is MLPFIVHDPFMWLSTLALALLIDLVIGEFPEKVHPTVWMGRLIDSLKRFMRSSDRSKAKLNGVLLSLSVILSFSISTYLILYLTWRYLGPLVAMILAATLLKASFAFKSMWKFTTPIADAIKVGEYRRAKALLRHVVRRDTEKLNEQQTVSAAVETIAEGTVDGATAPLFYYALLGVPGAIAYRAINTLDSMVGYKDIEHIHLGWFSAKLDTIANFIPARTTSIMMILASWLLRKDWRNAWRILKRDCRRLESLNAGYPMSAMAGALNVRLEKPNFYRLGDDERPLSYGHIFDALWIMSLSIYLFILIIVVPLMILIWSIW